The following is a genomic window from Sphingomonas sinipercae.
TGGACGAGAACCACCGCCCGCGCGCCGTGGACGCCGCCGCCTAGCCACAAACGGAAACGGCCCGCCGTCGCCGGCGGGCCGCTCCTTCAATTCCAATGCCGTCGGGTCAGGCCGCTGGCGCGATATCGCCTTCGTCCGTGGCGCGCGGACGCGGGGTCCGGCGGCGTGGCTTGGCTTCGATCACTTCCGCCGTCGGCGCACCGTCATCGTCGTCGCCGCCATCAGCGCCGATTGCCGGCGGCAGCACGTCGAATGCAATTCGCTCGCCGCCCTCGTCATCATTTTCGGGTTGCTGGCCGTTCGACCGCTCGGAACGCCGGGGACGGCGCTCGCGCGGTTCACGCGCTTCGCGGGGCTCACGCGGTTCGCGCTCCGCCCGGGGCTCGCGACTTTCGCGCGGCTGCTGCTGTTGTTGCTGCGGCTGATCGTCGATCGCGTCGTAGGCGCCATCGTCGTCATTCTCGTCGTCGCCGTCCTCGCCGCGCTGACGCCGCTGCTCATCGAACCGCGCGCGGCTTTCGCCAAGCATGCGGTGATAATGTTCGGCGAACTGCAGGTAATATTCGCTTTGCACGCGGTCGCCCGCAAGCTGCGCGTCCCGCGCCATATTCTTGTATTTCTCAAGCAGCTGCGCGGCATTGCCACGTTGGCGGTTATCCTGACGATTCCCCGGCTGCCCGATATTCTGGGGCCTTTGCCCCCCACGGCCGCGACGGCGGCCGCCCTGTCGATTATTGATCAAAAGCCGACTTCCTTAACTCCAGAAGCTAACCCCGCTGACCTCGTTTCCGCTAAGCTGCGAACGTGCAGCGCTAGCCTCGTTCTTTAGCGGCTCGCTGCCAAGAACGTCCGATTGCGTCGGGGGTAGGGGGGTGCGCTCATCTCGCTTCCGGTAAGGCGGACCCGCTCCTAGGAGAAGATGTAGTAGGGAATACAGTCAATTCCAAGCGAATTCGTTCAGGCCCAGGTGAGCAACACCGCCCGGGGCCGTCCGCCGAGATCGTCGGCAAGGCGGGCGCGCAGGCCGTCGCGCTGCAGGATCGCCGGGCCGGCTTCGGCCTGGTCCGCGCCGATTTCGACCGCCGCCAAACCGCCGGGCGCAAGCAGGCGCGGAATCTCCGGCGCGAGGCGGCGTATGTCGTCAAGGCCGTCCGGCCCGGCGAACAGCGCTTCCGACGGTTCATATTCGGCGACCCCGGGGCCAAGCTTGGCCTTCGTCGCGACATAGGGCGGGTTGCAGAGCAAGAGATCGAAGCTGCCCGCAAGGTCGTCGGCCCAATTGCCGAGCCTGAATTCGGCCCGCCCTTCAAGGCCCAGCCGGCGGGCGTTGGCCGAAGCGTAGGACAGCGCCTGGCGGGACATGTCGACGCCGATGCCGCGCGCATCGGGCCACAGGTCCAGCGTCGCCAGCAACAAGGTACCGGGCCCGGTACCGAGGTCGAGCACCCGCCGGGGGCCGTCGGGGTGGCGACCGAAATGGTCGATGGCCGAAGCGATCAGGACTTCGCTGTCGGGCCGCGGGATCAGCACGCCGGGGCCGACGTGCAGGTCGATGTTCCAGAATGCGCGCCGGCCGGTGATGTAGGCGATCGGCTCTCCGCGCTTGCGCCGTTCGAGCATCTCCCAGAAACGGTCGGGCACCGGCCGGTCGGGCGGCGCCAGCAGCAGCCGGTCGCGGTCGATGTTATAGGCTTCGGCCATCAGCAGCTCGGCGTCGAGGCGCGCGCTATCGCTGCTGGCCTCAAGCTGTCGCGCCGCGTCCGCAAGCGCGCGGGCGACCGGCTTCAATGTGCGGATCCACTCCGCCCAGGCAGAGCCGATTCAAGCATCTTCGAGCCCCGCCAGCCGCTCCGCTTCGTCTTCGGCAGTCAATGCTTCGGTCAGTTCGGCCAAACCAGGGCCCTCCAGGATCGCATCTAGCTTGTGGAGGGTCAGGTTTATGCGGTGATCGGTCACGCGTCCTTGCGGAAAGTTATAGGTCCGGATGCGCTCCGACCGGTCGCCGGAACCGACCATCGACTTGCGGGCGCCCGCCCGCTCGCTGGCCAGGCGCTCACGCTCAAGTTCGAACAATCGGGTGCGCAAAACCTTGAGCGCCTTGGCCTTGTTCTTGTGCTGCGACTTTTCATCCTGCTGGATGACGACGAGCCCGGTCGGCAAGTGCGTGATGCGCACCGCGCTATCGGTGGTGTTGACCGATTGGCCGCCAGGGCCGGACGAGCGGTACACGTCGATCCGCAGATCCTTGTCGTCGATCTGCACGTCGACTTCCTCGGCCTCCGGAAGGACCGCCACCGTCGCCGCGGAGGTATGGATCCGCCCGCCGCTTTCGGTCGCCGGCACGCGTTGCACCCGGTGGACGCCGCTTTCGAACTTGAGCTTGGCGAACACGCCGACGCCGTTGATCGACGCGACCGCTTCCTTGTAGCCGCCGACTTCCGAAGCGCTGGCCGAGATCAGCTCGAACCGCCAGCCCTGCTCTTCGGCGAAGCGCTGGTACATGCGCAGCAGGTCGCCGGCGAACAGCGCGGCTTCGTCGCCGCCGGTGCCCGCCCGCACCTCGAGCATCGCCGCGCGCTCATCGGCCGCGTCACGCGGCAGCAACTGCACCGCCAGCGCCCGCTCCGCTTCCGGTAGCTTGCGCTCGATTTCGGCCAGTTCCTCCTCGGCCATCGCGCGCATTTCGGCGTCGGCATCGCGGGTCATCGCCGACAGGCTTTCCCGCTCGGCGCGCAGCCGCCGGACTTCCCGGGCCGCGGCGGCCACCGGCTCGATCGCGGCATAGTCCTTCGACAGCCGGACGAACTCGTCTGGCGGCAGGTTTCCCGACGCCATCGAATCGGCAAGCTCCTGCCTGCGCGCCTCGATCGAGGCGATCCGTTCCGACGAAATCCGAGTCATGCGGTGATCGCTTCGCTCAGCAGGTCGAGCGACACCGGTTCCTGCGCGCCGGTCGCCATCGTCTTGAGCTGCGCCTCACCGCGGTCGAGTTCATCGTCGCCGATGATCAAGGCATAGGCCGCACCGGATGCGCTGGCCTTGCTCATCCGCTTCTTCATGTTGCCGCGATAGGCCATGTCGGCGGCGATCCCCTCGCGGCGCAAGCCGGTCAGGATCCGCATGGCCTCCGCCTCCGCCCGCTCGCCGAGCGGCACGATGACCACGATCGGCGCTTCCGGCGCCGGCGCGTCGATCATCATCGCCAGCCGTTCGATCCCCGCAGCCCAGCCGACCGCCGGCGTGCGCGGTCCGCCGAGGGTTTCGACCAGCCCGTCATAGCGCCCGCCGGCGAGCACGGTCCCCTGCGATCCCAGCCGGTCGGTGATGAATTCGAAGGCGGTGTGCCGGTAATAATCGATCCCGCGGACCAGGCGCGGCGCCCGTTCCCAGGCGACGCCGGCAGCGTCGAGCCCGGAGGTCACCGCAGCGAAGAAATCCGCCGCTTCGCCGGTCAGGAAGTCGTCGATCACCGGCGCGCTGTCGACGACCGGCCAATCCTGGTGCGCCTTGCTGTCTAGGATCCGTAGCGGGTTGCGGTCGAGCCGGTCGCGGCTGTCGTCGCTCAAGACGTTGCGATGCGAGGCGAAATGTTCGTGCAAGGCGTCGCGCCAGGCGGCCCGCGTCGCGGGGTCGCCAAGCGTATTGAGGTTGAGGATGACGCCCTCGCCGATGCCCAATTCCTTGAGCAACTGGTCGGCAAAGGCGAGCAGTTCGACATCCGCCTGCGGTTCGCCGGCGCCGAGGATTTCGGCATCCAGCTGGTGGAACTCGCGGAAGCGCCCCTTCTGCGGCCGCTCGTAACGGAAGGCTGGACCGTGCGTGGCGACCTTCAGCGGCGCGAACTGCTGCCAGCCTTCGGACAAATAGGCGCGCGCAATCCCGGCGGTGAATTCGGGCCGCAAGGTGACCGATTCCCCGCCCTTGTCTTCGAAGCTGTACATTTCCTTCGACACGACATCGGTGGTCTCACCCATGGTCCGGGCGAATACCGCGGTCTGCTCCAGCACCGGCACTTCGACGCGGCGAAACCCGAACAGGCGGCGGACGCGGTCGAAGGCGCCGATCACCGCGTGAAACCGGTCGGCTTCCTCGCCGAGGAAGCTTTGCGTGCCGCGAATGGGCTGGATGCCGGAGTTTTGTGCCATTTCAATCGTGGCGGCAGGCCCTAGCCGCAGTGCCGGGCAAAGGCTAGCAAGCCCTATGGCTACATTCATCCTGCGCACCGCCCTTTGCCTTGCCGCCCCACTTTTGATCGCAGCGCAGAACAGCGCTCCCCAGCCAATACCGATCGTCGATTCGATCCCGGCGGCCCGGGACATCGATTATCCCGGCGTCATCCAGCTTGAGGTCGACGCGACGGACACGGCGCGGGGGATCTTCAAGGTTCGCGAAGTGGTGCCGGTGACAGGCCCGGGGCCGTTGACGATGATGGTGCCGCGCTGGTTGCCCGGCCACCATTCCCCGGATGTCGAGCTGGACAAGATCGCGGGGGTCGAATTCCTGGCCGGCGGCCGCAAGCTGGCCTGGCGGCGCGACCCGGTGGAAGTCAGCGCTTATCGCGTAGAAGTGCCGGCCGGCGCGACCAGCGTCGAGGCGCGCTTCATGTTCCTGTCCGCCACGGCCCCGAACCAGGGGCGCATCGTCAGCACGCCCGAACTTGCCAACGTCCAGTGGGAATCGGTGTCGATGTATCCGGCCGGCTATTACGTCCGCCGAATCCCGATCGTCGCGACGCTGGTGCTTCCGACGGGCTGGCAAGCGGCGACCGCGCTTCGCCCGACCGCGACCGCGGGCAACCGCATCACCTACGGACAGGTAAGCTTCGAAACGCTCCAGGATTCGCCGGTGTTCGCCGGCCTGCACGTGCGTCGCGACGACCTTGGCCACGGCGTGACCCTGAACAGCTTCGCGCACAACGCGAAGGAGCTGGCCATTCCCGCCGACGTCATCGCCAAGCATCGGCGCATGGTCGACCAGTCGATCAAGACCTTTGGGTCGCGCCACTTCGACCATTACGACTTCCTCAACGCGGTCAGCGACCAGCTTGGCGGCATCGGGCTGGAGCATCATCGTTCGACCGAGATCAGCACCGATCCCGGCTATTACATCGATTACGCCAACCACTTGCTCGACAGGAACGTCTTCCCGCACGAATTTACGCACAGCTGGAACGGCAAGTTTCGCCGTCCGGCCGGGCAAATCGTCCCCGACTTCCGCCAGCCGCTGCGCAACGACCTGCTGT
Proteins encoded in this region:
- a CDS encoding M61 family metallopeptidase, which codes for MATFILRTALCLAAPLLIAAQNSAPQPIPIVDSIPAARDIDYPGVIQLEVDATDTARGIFKVREVVPVTGPGPLTMMVPRWLPGHHSPDVELDKIAGVEFLAGGRKLAWRRDPVEVSAYRVEVPAGATSVEARFMFLSATAPNQGRIVSTPELANVQWESVSMYPAGYYVRRIPIVATLVLPTGWQAATALRPTATAGNRITYGQVSFETLQDSPVFAGLHVRRDDLGHGVTLNSFAHNAKELAIPADVIAKHRRMVDQSIKTFGSRHFDHYDFLNAVSDQLGGIGLEHHRSTEISTDPGYYIDYANHLLDRNVFPHEFTHSWNGKFRRPAGQIVPDFRQPLRNDLLWVYEGQTQFWGTVLEARSGMSSKQDVLDKVALSAANLDNQQGRLWRPLVDTTYDPIIQNRKPEPWGSYQRNEDYYNEGMLIWFEADAIIRRGTGGTRGMDDFARAFFGVRDGDWGELPYTRDDLIRTLNAVYPYDWATFLHDRVDVPTPRAPLAGFAMSGYELRYTDEPTEAAKARAKLYNSADFAYSLGFSVTQDKALGSVLWGSPAFQAGLRSGDEIIAVGDRTYAEETLKDAVTAAKGGRPIRLIVRRGDAIRTVDLTYSGGLRYPRLVKVGKAPGALDRLLAPLP
- a CDS encoding DUF4167 domain-containing protein, with the translated sequence MINNRQGGRRRGRGGQRPQNIGQPGNRQDNRQRGNAAQLLEKYKNMARDAQLAGDRVQSEYYLQFAEHYHRMLGESRARFDEQRRQRGEDGDDENDDDGAYDAIDDQPQQQQQQPRESREPRAEREPREPREAREPRERRPRRSERSNGQQPENDDEGGERIAFDVLPPAIGADGGDDDDGAPTAEVIEAKPRRRTPRPRATDEGDIAPAA
- the hisS gene encoding histidine--tRNA ligase, whose translation is MAQNSGIQPIRGTQSFLGEEADRFHAVIGAFDRVRRLFGFRRVEVPVLEQTAVFARTMGETTDVVSKEMYSFEDKGGESVTLRPEFTAGIARAYLSEGWQQFAPLKVATHGPAFRYERPQKGRFREFHQLDAEILGAGEPQADVELLAFADQLLKELGIGEGVILNLNTLGDPATRAAWRDALHEHFASHRNVLSDDSRDRLDRNPLRILDSKAHQDWPVVDSAPVIDDFLTGEAADFFAAVTSGLDAAGVAWERAPRLVRGIDYYRHTAFEFITDRLGSQGTVLAGGRYDGLVETLGGPRTPAVGWAAGIERLAMMIDAPAPEAPIVVIVPLGERAEAEAMRILTGLRREGIAADMAYRGNMKKRMSKASASGAAYALIIGDDELDRGEAQLKTMATGAQEPVSLDLLSEAITA
- the prmC gene encoding peptide chain release factor N(5)-glutamine methyltransferase — protein: MKPVARALADAARQLEASSDSARLDAELLMAEAYNIDRDRLLLAPPDRPVPDRFWEMLERRKRGEPIAYITGRRAFWNIDLHVGPGVLIPRPDSEVLIASAIDHFGRHPDGPRRVLDLGTGPGTLLLATLDLWPDARGIGVDMSRQALSYASANARRLGLEGRAEFRLGNWADDLAGSFDLLLCNPPYVATKAKLGPGVAEYEPSEALFAGPDGLDDIRRLAPEIPRLLAPGGLAAVEIGADQAEAGPAILQRDGLRARLADDLGGRPRAVLLTWA
- the prfA gene encoding peptide chain release factor 1 codes for the protein MTRISSERIASIEARRQELADSMASGNLPPDEFVRLSKDYAAIEPVAAAAREVRRLRAERESLSAMTRDADAEMRAMAEEELAEIERKLPEAERALAVQLLPRDAADERAAMLEVRAGTGGDEAALFAGDLLRMYQRFAEEQGWRFELISASASEVGGYKEAVASINGVGVFAKLKFESGVHRVQRVPATESGGRIHTSAATVAVLPEAEEVDVQIDDKDLRIDVYRSSGPGGQSVNTTDSAVRITHLPTGLVVIQQDEKSQHKNKAKALKVLRTRLFELERERLASERAGARKSMVGSGDRSERIRTYNFPQGRVTDHRINLTLHKLDAILEGPGLAELTEALTAEDEAERLAGLEDA